A region of the Flavobacteriaceae bacterium MAR_2010_188 genome:
ATAAATCATGTTGGCCAAATCTACCCTAAGTCGTTCGCCGAAAAGAGCGTGATGGCGACGCTTATAAACCACTTCACGTTGAGCGTTCATAACATCATCATATTCCAAAAGACGTTTTCTTACCCCGAAATTATTTTCTTCAACTTTTTTCTGAGCTCTTTCAATAGATTTTGAAATCATGGAATGTTGAATTACTTCACCTTCCTCTAGACCCATTCTGTCCATCATTTTCGCAATTCTCTCACTTCCGAACAATCTCATAAGATTATCTTCTAATGACACGTAGAATTGAGAACTTCCTGGATCACCTTGTCGACCTGCACGACCACGTAACTGTCTGTCTACACGTCGAGAATCATGTCTTTCTGTACCAACGATTGCAAGACCACCGGCTTCTTTCACGATTTTAGCCAATTTAATATCCGTACCACGACCCGCCATGTTGGTGGCAATAGTTACTTGACCTGGCTGACCAGCTTCGGCTACGATGTCTGCTTCTTTTTTATGAAGTTTCGCGTTAAGTACGTTGTGTGGAATCTTTCTAATGCTAAGCATCTTTCCGAGTAACTCAGAAATTTCTACTGAAGTTGTACCGATTAAGACCGGACGTCCAGCTTCTGAAAGGTTGGTAACGTCATCGATTACTGCATTATATTTTTCACGTTTGGTCTTATAAACCAAATCCTCTTTATCATCACGGGCGATTGGGCGGTTGGTCGGAATTTCTACCACATCCAATTTATAGATTTCCCAGAACTCACCTGCTTCGGTGGTCGCAGTACCCGTCATACCAGATAATTTTCGATACATACGGAAGTAATTTTGAAGCGTTACCGTTGCAAACGTTTGGGTCGCATCTTCTATCTTAACGTTTTCTTTCGCTTCAATCGCTTGGTGTAGACCGTCACTATAACGACGACCGTCCATGATACGTCCGGTCTGCTCATCCACGATCATTACTTTATTTTCCATGACCACATATTGAATGTCTTTCTCAAAAAGAGCATATGCTTTCAATAATTGGTTTAGAGTATGAATTCTTTCTGATTTAATCCCGAATTCTCTAAAAAGTTCTTCTTTTTCTTCAGCTTCCTCTTCTTTTGAAAGATTTTTAGCTTCAATTTGAGCGATTGCAACACCAATCTCTGGCATCACGAAGAAATTAGGGTCGTCTTCGCCCGAAAGAAAATCGACACCTTTATCACTTAATTCAACCTGATTATTTTTTTCATCAATAACATAGTACAGTTCCGCATCTACCTTTGGCATCTCACGGTTATTATCCTGCATGTATTGGTTTTCAGTTTTTTGAAGTAACAGTTTTATACCTTCTTCACTCAAATACTTTATCAGCGCCTTATTTTTAGGCATACCTCTATAAACCCTTAGTAGTTTAAAACCACCGTCTTTAGTATCGCCATCGGAAATCATTTTTTTGGCTTCTGCCAAAACTCCGGTCAAATATTTTCTCTGAACCGCAACGATGCTATCAACTTTAGGTTTTAGGGCTGTAAATTCGTGACGGTCTCCTTGTGGAATGGGGCCAGAGATAATCAAGGGAGTACGCGCATCATCTACCAAAACAGAATCCACCTCATCCACAATCGCAAAATGGTGCGGACGTTGCACAAGATCATCTGGCGAATGTGCCATATTATCCCTTAGGTAATCAAACCCGAACTCGTTATTGGTTCCGTAAGTGATATCAGAATTATAAGCTTTTTTACGACCTTCAGAATTAGGTCTATGGTAATCGATACAGTCTACGCTAAGACCATGGAATTCAAAAATAGGAGCCATCCATGCGCTATCCCTTTTTGCAAGATAATCGTTAACCGTAACTAAGTGTACACCTTTACCAGCTAATGCATTGAGATACATCGGTAAGGTTGCTACCAAGGTTTTACCTTCACCTGTTTGCATCTCTGCAATTTTTCCTTGGTGCATTGCTATACCACCAATAAGCTGAACATCGTAATGTACCATGTCCCAGGTTATAGGTTTTCCAGCGGCATCCCAAGAGTTGGACCAAACTGCTTGGTCATTTTCTAGAGTAACATAATCCTTAGACCCAGAAATTTCTCTATCAAACGAATTTGCGGTAACAGCAAGGCTTGTATTGTTTACAAATCGCTTGGCGGTTTCTTTAACTACCGCAAAGGCTTCAGGCAAGATGTCGTCTAGGACTTTCTCGGTTACATCGTAAATTTCATCTTGAATCTTATCGATCTCGAGATACATATCTTCTCTTTCGTCAATGTCTTCAGTAAGTTCGGAATCTTTGAGAAGTTGTTCTTTTCTTTCTTTGAAAGGCTTTCTGGCTTCTGCTATTTTATCTTTGAAAAGCTTGGTCTTCGCCCTAAGCTCATCATTAGATAGACCTTCTAGCTGTTTTTCGAATGTCTTTATTTGGTCTACTACTGGGGAGATAGCTTTTACATCTTGTTTGGATTTGTCACCGACAAATACCTTTAATACTGAATCTAAAAAACTCATGGGTATGGTTTGTTTGTTTACGGACGACCTCGGTCGTCTTAAATATATTAATGACACCTCAAGAAATTAAGGTGAACTGTTTCTAATCTAAGGTAAATAAAGAGTACAAAAAAAGTCTCGATTTGAGACCTTTTTAACTTTAAATTCTAATTGTTATTAATACTCATCCTCATTCCAGAGGTAGTCGTCATCTGTTGGATAGTCGGACCAGATTTCATCGATGGAGTCATATGAGTCTCCTTCATCTTCGATCGCCTGCAAGTTTTCTACAACTTCTAAGGGCGCTCCAGTACGGATTGCATAATCAATCAATTCATCTTTAGTGGCTGGCCACGGTGCATCACTTAAGTAGGATGCTAATTCTAATGTCCAATACATTTTAGTATGCGGTTTAAATTTGTGCAAAAATAATTTTTTCAATCAAAATGCCAAGAAAAAAATGAATTATTTACTCAATATCTTAAAGAACGTTTATTCTGCAATTATAATTATCTCTACATCGCTGTAAAGACGGTAACTCCCGAACTATTGTCATTTAGATTTTTTTGGAATCCATTTGACCTCTTCGGCTGATAACTCATGGGTCAACTTTCGTGCCAACACAAAAAGATAGTCTGAAAGCCTATTTAGGTACATTAAAGTTTCATCCTGGAAGGGTTCGATATCGTAAAGCGCTGTAGCTAAACGCTCTGCCCGCCTGCAGACACAGCGGGTAATATGACAGAATGACACAGTTTGGTGTCCACCCGGTAAAACAAAATGGGTCATGGTAGGTAAATCTTCGTTCATCCTATCCATTTCTCTTTCTAACTTTTCGATGTCTGAGTTAGATATTTTGGGAATATTTAATCGTTCCTCACCGTTTTTAAGGATTGCTTTTTTAGGATCTGTGGCTAAGATTGCACCGACGGTAAACAACCGGTCTTGGATTTCCATCAGAAACTCCTTATGATGAGTATCGATATCTTGATCTCTAACCAAGCCGATATTGGAGTTGAGTTCGTCAACGGTACCGTAACTTTCAATCCTGATATGGTGTTTTGGGACTCGGGTTCCGCCGAATAGCGCAGTAGTACCTTTGTCACCGGTTTTTGTGTATATTTTCATGCTTTAATTTTGAAGGAATAAAGGTAGGAAATTGAGATGAAACGGATAGTGAGATAAGGAGCGAATTAGCGAATGGGGAGTGAAGAATAGAGAAAATGAAATTGAAGTTGAAATGGAAGTTGAATATCTTGACCAATTTAAATTTGGAGCAAAAAAATTCCAAATTCCAAATTCCAAATTCCAAATTCCAAATTCCAAATTCCAAATTCCAAACTCAAAACTCAACACTCAAAACTCAAAAATCCAAATCACCTATTCCTGGTATCACTTTCTATAATCCCATCACGCAATCGGATAATTCGGTGAGCCCTGGCGGCGACGTCCTCTTCGTGAGTAACCACGATCACCGTGTTTCCTAATTTATGGATATCGTCAAAAAGTTGTAAAATCTCTACTGATGTTTTAGAATCTAGATTTCCGGTTGGCTCATCCGCAAGAATGATGGAAGGTTTATTTACTAAGGCACGACCCACTGCAACCCTTTGTCTTTGTCCACCAGAAAGCTGATTTGGTTTATGGTCCATTCTATCTGCCAAACCAACATCGGTTAAAACTTGTTTAGAACGTTCTATACGCTCGGCCTTAGATGCTCCGGCATAAACCATAGGTAGCGCGACATTGTCTAAGGCAGTTGTTCTAGGAAGTAAATTAAAAGTCTGAAATACAAACCCTATTTCTTTATTCCGGATTTCCGCAAGTTGATCGTCGCTCATTTTACTAACGTCAGAACCGTTTAAAATGTAAGAGCCTCCAGTTGGAGTATCCAAACAGCCTAAAAGATTCATCAAAGTAGATTTTCCAGATCCGGAAGGTCCCATAATCGCAACGTATTCACCACGCTCAATGTCGAGGTCAATTCCCTTTAGGACATGAACTATTTCTTGCCCGAGTTTAAAATCACGAGTTATATTTCTAATCTTAATTAGGTTACTCATCCGCGTATTAGTTGGTTTCTGCAAATTAATGAATTTACAAAAGGTATGACGCTAATAAGGGGATGTTGTTACATACTATATAAAATCTATTTGTTTAATATTTAGAAAGGAGGCGTAATTATAGCTTGAGCTGAGGATATTGACATGAAATCAACCCTTCCGACCTATATCCATTACCAGGATCTAGGCCACCTTCTCTTTTTATGGAAGGAGTTTTATGATCGCGGTTCACATAATATGTTCCCATCTAAGATTCTCCTTCTTTTAAAGGAGGAGTGGATTAGTTTTCAAAAGAAATCGGAGACGAGGTGGTTTTTCTCATGATCATGTGTATAACAAGAAAAAACCCTTCCGTCCTATATCCTTTCTCAGGATCTAGGCCACCTTCCCTTAGAAGGGAAGGAGTTTTTTGTTCACGGTGCATATAGTATGTTACTATTACAGATTCTCCTTCTTTCTAAGGAGGAGTGGATTCGATTTCGTTAGAACTCGAAGACGAGGTGGTTCGTCTATGGTGTATTGAACTTTCGTGAAATTTCTTCTAAAACATAATCTATTTCCTCAAACACCATCTTATTTTCAAACCTTAAAATGTAATGACCAAGTTTTTCCAATATTGCAGTGCGCTCAGCATCATAATTTTGTTGGGCAAAGTCGAGGTGACCAGCACCGTCCAACTCAATAATCAATTTTTCCTGTGGGCAATAAAAATCCACTATAAAATTGTTGATGCTATGTTGCCTCCGGAACTTTCTGCCTTTTAATTTTTTGTTTTGAAGATATTTCCAGAGTGTAGCCTCTGCCGAGGTCAGATTGTTTCTTAAATTCTTTCGGTATTCTTTGTGTTCTTTTTTATTATATCTTGGATTATCCATTAAATAAAATTATTCGATTGGTTTCAAATAATAATAAATTATTGGACAAAACTGTAAAATCCCTTCCTACCTATATCCATTACCAGGATCTAGTCCACCTTCCCTTGCACGGTAAGGAGTTTTTTGATCACGGTTCACATAAGATGTTCACATCTAAGACTCTCCTCCTTTACAAGGAGGAGTGGAATCGATTTCCGCGGAAATCGGAGACGAGGTGGTTTTTTATTGAACATGTGTTAACACGAAAAAACCCTTCCGTCCTATATCCCTTATCAGGATCTAGATCACCTTCCCTTGCATGGGAAGGAGTTTTTTGATTACGGTGCATATAGTATGTTACCCTTAAAGATTCTCCTCCTTTTAAAGGAGGAGTGGATGCGATTTCGCAGAAAATCGGAGACGAGGTGGTTTTTTCCTGAACGTACCTATGGCACGACACAAACCCTTCCGTCCTATATCCCTTATCATGATCTAGGCCACCTTCTCTTGTTAGGGAAGGAGTTTTTTGATTGAGGTTCAATTCTGGTTAAATTAAAGCCGGATTTTAAAATTCTCCTTCGCCTGTTCCTCCCTAAAAAAGACCAAACCTTTAAAAAATAAATCAACAGTAACCTTAACTTTGGGATGAGTTTTAATTAATTCCCAAGCCTCGGTCATTCCGTTAGACCAATAAATATCGTCGATGATTAGGACAGAATTATTATGAAGATTTTTCAATAGGGATTCGAAATAGTTTAATGTCCCGTCCTTGGTATGGTCGCCGTCCAAAAATACCATATCCCATTTCTCTTCTGAGAATTGTTCTAATTGATTTTCAAAATTATTATTAAAAAAGTGAATATTTCGACCTTCAAATTCAGCTTGATTTGAAGTAAAGTCGAATAACTGTTTGGCACCTTCTACCGTAATAATTTTCGCTTCTTCACTTCCTAAAGCAAATGCATAGGTCGAAATTCCTAAAGAAGTGCCTAGCTCTAATATTTTATTTGGCTGAAAATATTTCGCCAATCTAACCAGTAAGCGGGATTGTTTTTGCGATGAGCCTGAGGTTTTGGCCAGTTCTGAAATTTTCCTTTCGTGGCTATTTAAAATTCTAGAACCCGCGCCTAAGTCGTCAATCTGTAATTTCGTTTGATCTGATTTTAATTTTTTTCTGAAATTCTCGATTTGTCGGTATTCCGGATAGGTTTTTTTATCATAAAGACATTTGGTGACAAAGTCAAAAACAAAAGGGGAATGTACGTCATGCTGATTTTTAGACTTCCACAAAAACTTCAAATATTGAAGGATTTGATACATTTTTTATTAGTTGAGAATTAGATTGCAAAAGATAATAATGAATAATTAATAGAGGGCAATAAATTTGATTAGAAAAGAATTAAGTATAAAGAATTCAGTATTAAGTATCAAGAATTAAGTATCAAGATCAAAAACCAAAAACCAAAAACCAAAAACCAAAAACCAAAACCAAAAACTCCAAAACTATTCCTCAAGTTTTTCTGAAAGCTCCAACCAACGCATTTCTTTCTCTTCAATAGAATCTAAAATCATTTGAAGTTCTTGAGAAAACTTATTGATTTTGTCTTGACTTAAATTTACATCCAGAAATTTTTCTTGAATCTTTTTTCTATCAAGTTCTAAGGATCTAATCTTTCCTTCCAAAGATTTTAATTCTTTCTTTTCGTTGTAGGACAGTTTTTGAACATTGTTGGGAGTAGATTCTTTGGTCTGAGTTTCAACTTTATCTTCTTTAGCAGGAAGTTCCCTTGATTCATCAAACTCGCGATAATCGCTGTAGTTTCCGGGGAAGTCTGATATTTTTCCGTCGCCTTCAAAAACAAAAAGGTGATCCACGATCTTGTCCATAAAGTAACGGTCGTGAGAAACCACCAAAAGGCAGCCAGGGAAATCTAGAAGAAATTCTTCAAGAATATTTAAGGTAATAATATCGAGGTCGTTGGTCGGCTCATCCAAAATCAAAAAGTTAGGATTTTGAATCAGGACTGTACATAAATAAAGACGTTTTTGCTCGCCACCACTCAATTTTTCAACAAAATCGTATTGCTTCTTGCCGTCGAAAAGAAAACGCTCTAATAATTGCTTCGCACTGATCTGTCGGCCTTTCGTCAACGGGATAAATTCACCATATTCTTTAATGACCTCAATCACCTTTTGACCAGGTTTTATATTGATTCCAGACTGAGTGTAATAACCAAATTTTACGGTTTCACCGATAACAACTTTTCCGCTATCTGGTTGAACGCTCCCGGTAAGGATATTTAGAAAGGTAGATTTACCGGTACCGTTCTTGCCGATTATGCCAATACGTTCGCCACGTTTAAAAACATATTCAAATTTTGTAAACAGTTCCTTGTCATCGAACCTTTTGGAGATATTATGTAGCTCAACGATCTTGCTCCCCATCCTCTCCATATTTATTTCGAGCATTACTTGGTGATCTTTTCTTCTTTGGCTAGCACGTTGCTTAATATCCGAGAAATCATCGATTCGAGCTTTAGACTTGGTGGTCCTTGCTTTTGGCTGACGACGCATCCAGTCCAGTTCCTTTTTAAAAAGCTGCTTTGCTTTGTTAGTTTCGACCTGTTCAATCTCTATCCGCGATTCCTTTTGTTCTAGATAATAACTGTAGTTTCCTTTGTAATTGTAAAGTTTGCCTTCATCCAATTCAATAATTTCATTGCAAACCCTTTCAAGAAAATAGCGATCATGGGTCACCATAAAAAGGGTCATTTGCGCTTTTTTAAAATATTCTTCTAACCACTCGATCATTTCTAGATCCAAATGGTTGGTAGGTTCATCCAAAATCAAAAGATCAGGGCTAGAAATCAAAGCTTGGGCAAGAGCCAAACGTTTTTTCTGACCACCGGAAAGGGTTTTAATCTTCTGATCCAAATTTTCCATTTTAAGTTGAAAAAGGATTTGCTTGTATTGAAGCTCATATTCCCAAGCATTATGAAGATCCATTTTCTCAAAAGCCTTTTGGTAAGCTTCGGAATCATCTGGATTTTGAAGCGCTTTTTCGTAATTAGCAATAATCCTTAAA
Encoded here:
- a CDS encoding putative ABC transport system ATP-binding protein; translation: MSNLIKIRNITRDFKLGQEIVHVLKGIDLDIERGEYVAIMGPSGSGKSTLMNLLGCLDTPTGGSYILNGSDVSKMSDDQLAEIRNKEIGFVFQTFNLLPRTTALDNVALPMVYAGASKAERIERSKQVLTDVGLADRMDHKPNQLSGGQRQRVAVGRALVNKPSIILADEPTGNLDSKTSVEILQLFDDIHKLGNTVIVVTHEEDVAARAHRIIRLRDGIIESDTRNR
- a CDS encoding cob(I)alamin adenosyltransferase gives rise to the protein MKIYTKTGDKGTTALFGGTRVPKHHIRIESYGTVDELNSNIGLVRDQDIDTHHKEFLMEIQDRLFTVGAILATDPKKAILKNGEERLNIPKISNSDIEKLEREMDRMNEDLPTMTHFVLPGGHQTVSFCHITRCVCRRAERLATALYDIEPFQDETLMYLNRLSDYLFVLARKLTHELSAEEVKWIPKKSK
- a CDS encoding Very-short-patch-repair endonuclease: MDNPRYNKKEHKEYRKNLRNNLTSAEATLWKYLQNKKLKGRKFRRQHSINNFIVDFYCPQEKLIIELDGAGHLDFAQQNYDAERTAILEKLGHYILRFENKMVFEEIDYVLEEISRKFNTP
- a CDS encoding Predicted O-methyltransferase YrrM; this encodes MYQILQYLKFLWKSKNQHDVHSPFVFDFVTKCLYDKKTYPEYRQIENFRKKLKSDQTKLQIDDLGAGSRILNSHERKISELAKTSGSSQKQSRLLVRLAKYFQPNKILELGTSLGISTYAFALGSEEAKIITVEGAKQLFDFTSNQAEFEGRNIHFFNNNFENQLEQFSEEKWDMVFLDGDHTKDGTLNYFESLLKNLHNNSVLIIDDIYWSNGMTEAWELIKTHPKVKVTVDLFFKGLVFFREEQAKENFKIRL
- a CDS encoding ATP-binding cassette, subfamily F, uup, producing the protein MDYYLVYIATFAKISLLNYLTVEQISKSYGELQLFSDLSFSIHKDDKIAFVAKNGSGKTSILNILNGEDVPDTGQVIIRNGLKLAYLPQSPTFDPETTVGQSIQNADAEVLRIIANYEKALQNPDDSEAYQKAFEKMDLHNAWEYELQYKQILFQLKMENLDQKIKTLSGGQKKRLALAQALISSPDLLILDEPTNHLDLEMIEWLEEYFKKAQMTLFMVTHDRYFLERVCNEIIELDEGKLYNYKGNYSYYLEQKESRIEIEQVETNKAKQLFKKELDWMRRQPKARTTKSKARIDDFSDIKQRASQRRKDHQVMLEINMERMGSKIVELHNISKRFDDKELFTKFEYVFKRGERIGIIGKNGTGKSTFLNILTGSVQPDSGKVVIGETVKFGYYTQSGINIKPGQKVIEVIKEYGEFIPLTKGRQISAKQLLERFLFDGKKQYDFVEKLSGGEQKRLYLCTVLIQNPNFLILDEPTNDLDIITLNILEEFLLDFPGCLLVVSHDRYFMDKIVDHLFVFEGDGKISDFPGNYSDYREFDESRELPAKEDKVETQTKESTPNNVQKLSYNEKKELKSLEGKIRSLELDRKKIQEKFLDVNLSQDKINKFSQELQMILDSIEEKEMRWLELSEKLEE
- a CDS encoding protein translocase subunit secA, which encodes MSFLDSVLKVFVGDKSKQDVKAISPVVDQIKTFEKQLEGLSNDELRAKTKLFKDKIAEARKPFKERKEQLLKDSELTEDIDEREDMYLEIDKIQDEIYDVTEKVLDDILPEAFAVVKETAKRFVNNTSLAVTANSFDREISGSKDYVTLENDQAVWSNSWDAAGKPITWDMVHYDVQLIGGIAMHQGKIAEMQTGEGKTLVATLPMYLNALAGKGVHLVTVNDYLAKRDSAWMAPIFEFHGLSVDCIDYHRPNSEGRKKAYNSDITYGTNNEFGFDYLRDNMAHSPDDLVQRPHHFAIVDEVDSVLVDDARTPLIISGPIPQGDRHEFTALKPKVDSIVAVQRKYLTGVLAEAKKMISDGDTKDGGFKLLRVYRGMPKNKALIKYLSEEGIKLLLQKTENQYMQDNNREMPKVDAELYYVIDEKNNQVELSDKGVDFLSGEDDPNFFVMPEIGVAIAQIEAKNLSKEEEAEEKEELFREFGIKSERIHTLNQLLKAYALFEKDIQYVVMENKVMIVDEQTGRIMDGRRYSDGLHQAIEAKENVKIEDATQTFATVTLQNYFRMYRKLSGMTGTATTEAGEFWEIYKLDVVEIPTNRPIARDDKEDLVYKTKREKYNAVIDDVTNLSEAGRPVLIGTTSVEISELLGKMLSIRKIPHNVLNAKLHKKEADIVAEAGQPGQVTIATNMAGRGTDIKLAKIVKEAGGLAIVGTERHDSRRVDRQLRGRAGRQGDPGSSQFYVSLEDNLMRLFGSERIAKMMDRMGLEEGEVIQHSMISKSIERAQKKVEENNFGVRKRLLEYDDVMNAQREVVYKRRHHALFGERLRVDLANMIYDTSEIITETNKGAGDYKNFEFELIRYFSMSSPLTQSEFDTMAVKDITGKVYKAAFQHYRDKMQKNADMAFPVIRNVYENQGDKFKRIVVPFTDGVKNIQVVTDLKKSYESEGKQLINDFEKNITLAIVDDSWKTHLRKMDELKQSVQLAVHEQKDPLLIYKFEAFELFKQMLDQVNKDVISFLFKGELPSETTNNIQEARQTRQKEQLETSKEEIPNMDERAAQSRAVGGNTQRQPEIVETIVRDKPKIGRNDKVTIKNVMNGESKSVKYKQAIPLLDKGDWVIVND